The following are encoded together in the Oreochromis niloticus isolate F11D_XX linkage group LG12, O_niloticus_UMD_NMBU, whole genome shotgun sequence genome:
- the LOC100708915 gene encoding granzyme A, translating to MSCLRNFSVFVSCMFLFIIQPGHGSEIIRGKEVEPHSLPFMAHVRSERAMCGGTLIHPQWVLTAAHCTDMILVILGAHSIRKVEVDSWQVRVVEKRFPRPGYYSAFKGNDLMLLKLKKPAILTNTVKPLQLGKIVRDPPPGSKCMVAGWGQTENNQTSDVLLSANVTVVSRQTCNSYYNHHPVITSNMICAGHDGLDEGDTCMGDSGGPLLCNGALVGVTSFGPKNCGSMKRPVFSFVTEKQLSWIKNTMKLSEI from the exons ATGTCCTGCCTGAGGAATTTCAGTGTTTTCGTCTCATGCATGTTTCTCTTCATCATCCAGCCAG GTCATGGCTCTGAGATTATTAGAGGGAAAGAAGTTGAGCCACACTCACTGCCTTTCATGGCTCATGTGAGAAGTGAACGAGCTATGTGTGGCGGGAcattaatccatccacaatGGGTCCTGACAGCTGCCCACTGCACTGA TATGATTCTAGTGATCCTGGGAGCACACTCCATAAGGAAAGTAGAAGTTGATTCTTGGCAGGTCAGAGTGGTTGAGAAACGATTTCCTCGTCCTGGCTATTACAGTGCATTCAAGGGCAATGACCTCATGTTGCTCAAG CTTAAGAAACCAGCGATTCTAACCAATACAGTGAAACCCCTTCAGCTGGGCAAAATCGTCAGAGACCCTCCACCTGGAAGCAAGTGTATGGTTGCTGGATGGGGACAAACTGAAAACAACCAAACATCAGATGTTCTCCTGTCTGCCAATGtgactgtggtcagcagacagACATGCAACTCTTATTACAACCATCACCCTGTCATCACCAGTAACATGATATGTGCAGGTCATGATGGTTTAGATGAGGGTGATACATGTATG GGGGATTCTGGAggtccactgctgtgtaatggAGCACTGGTTGGGGTCACTTCATTTGGACCAAAGAATTGTGGCTCCATGAAACGTCCAGTCTTTTCCTTTGTCACAGAGAAACAACTCTCCTGGATCAAAAATACAATGAAGTTATCTGAAATATGA